From the Acidicapsa ligni genome, one window contains:
- a CDS encoding aldo/keto reductase codes for MGVREHLLNGPLGFGAAPLGNMFRNIPDAEAAATVDAAWSEGTRYFDTAPFYGGGLSEIRLGKELSKHKRDKYRLSSKVGRIILDEVVDSAQTFGEKGTLFKHGHQNKIVYDYTEKGAMQSIEDSLKRMGVDSLDFVWIHDIARDFHGDEWLAQFEIAHHGAMVALTKLRDQKVIKAWGLGVNRVEPCEETIEMTETHPDAFLLAGRYTLLDHELALQRLMPACEARKVDIVVGGPYSSGVLAGGAHFEYAPASPEILAKVKRIKALCEQYKIPIKAAALHFSLAHPASAAVIPGASKPERIAEDHAALKTVVPDDFWHDLRKHGLVSPAAPLPIDNQ; via the coding sequence ATGGGAGTCAGAGAACATCTGCTAAATGGCCCTTTGGGATTCGGAGCAGCCCCGCTGGGTAACATGTTCCGCAACATTCCTGATGCTGAAGCCGCTGCAACCGTGGACGCAGCCTGGTCCGAAGGTACTCGCTACTTCGACACCGCCCCGTTCTACGGTGGAGGCCTCTCTGAAATCCGTCTCGGCAAAGAACTCTCCAAACATAAGCGTGACAAATATCGTCTCAGCAGCAAAGTAGGCCGCATCATTCTCGATGAGGTCGTGGACAGCGCACAGACCTTCGGCGAAAAGGGCACTCTCTTCAAGCACGGCCATCAGAACAAAATCGTTTATGACTACACCGAGAAGGGTGCCATGCAGTCGATCGAAGACAGCCTGAAGCGCATGGGTGTGGATAGTCTCGATTTCGTCTGGATCCACGACATCGCGCGGGATTTTCACGGTGACGAATGGCTCGCGCAATTTGAAATAGCACACCACGGCGCAATGGTGGCCTTGACCAAGCTGCGAGATCAGAAAGTCATCAAGGCGTGGGGACTCGGCGTCAATCGCGTTGAACCCTGTGAAGAGACGATTGAGATGACCGAGACTCACCCGGATGCATTCCTCCTCGCTGGCCGCTACACGCTTCTCGATCATGAGCTGGCGCTTCAGCGGTTGATGCCCGCATGCGAAGCCAGGAAAGTAGACATCGTCGTAGGCGGCCCCTATAGCTCTGGAGTCCTCGCTGGCGGCGCCCATTTCGAATACGCACCAGCCTCGCCCGAGATCCTGGCAAAGGTAAAGAGGATCAAAGCTCTATGCGAGCAATACAAAATTCCAATCAAAGCAGCAGCCCTGCATTTCTCGCTCGCGCATCCGGCATCCGCCGCGGTAATTCCCGGCGCAAGCAAGCCTGAACGCATCGCCGAAGACCATGCCGCACTCAAGACTGTTGTGCCTGATGACTTTTGGCATGATCTGCGTAAGCACGGTCTTGTCTCGCCGGCGGCACCACTTCCAATCGACAACCAATAA
- a CDS encoding NADH:flavin oxidoreductase/NADH oxidase, which produces MSESALFQPFHLRGLDFANRIVIAPMCMYSAQDGCMNDWHLIHLGQLALSGAALLTIEATAVTADGRITYADVGLYNDETEAAMKRVVDGIRRWSTMPIGIQLSHAGRKASTEVPWKGGGQISPENPLGWPTVGASDVPFNQGSLAPTALDRDGLRTIREAFVAAARRADRLGLDLIQLHVAHGYLLHQFLSPISNRRTDSYGGSIENRMRFPLDVFEAVRDVFPTEKPISVRVSATDWVPDGLGIEETTIFAQALEGMGCDAIHVSSGGNDPAQKIPVGPGYQVPLARAIKAAVGIPVIAVGLITSFEHAEATVQTGDADMIALARTMLYDPHWPWHAAAHLGATVHAPNQYLRSQPRQFPKLLVSDQTS; this is translated from the coding sequence ATGTCGGAGTCAGCGCTATTCCAACCCTTTCATCTGCGTGGTCTTGATTTTGCGAATCGCATCGTGATCGCGCCTATGTGTATGTACTCTGCGCAAGATGGTTGCATGAATGATTGGCACTTGATTCACCTGGGGCAGCTTGCTCTTTCTGGTGCCGCACTTCTGACGATCGAGGCTACCGCGGTGACAGCCGATGGGCGAATCACTTATGCGGACGTGGGGCTTTACAACGATGAGACCGAAGCCGCGATGAAGCGAGTCGTCGATGGCATTCGCCGATGGTCGACAATGCCCATTGGAATTCAACTGTCTCACGCCGGCCGTAAGGCATCTACGGAAGTTCCCTGGAAAGGCGGAGGTCAGATCTCCCCTGAGAACCCATTGGGATGGCCAACGGTCGGTGCTTCAGACGTACCGTTCAATCAGGGATCTCTTGCGCCAACGGCACTGGATCGAGATGGGTTGCGCACGATTCGCGAAGCCTTCGTAGCGGCTGCACGGAGGGCCGATAGGCTTGGACTGGACCTTATCCAATTGCATGTTGCTCACGGTTATCTGCTGCACCAATTTCTCTCTCCAATCTCGAATCGACGAACAGATAGCTATGGCGGCAGCATCGAGAACCGCATGAGATTTCCGCTGGATGTCTTCGAGGCTGTGCGCGATGTCTTTCCAACGGAGAAGCCGATCAGTGTTCGTGTTTCAGCGACGGACTGGGTGCCGGATGGGCTTGGGATCGAGGAAACAACCATCTTTGCACAGGCACTGGAGGGGATGGGATGCGATGCCATTCATGTCTCCAGTGGCGGCAACGATCCTGCTCAAAAGATTCCAGTGGGACCGGGCTACCAGGTGCCTCTTGCTCGGGCAATCAAAGCGGCTGTCGGCATACCGGTGATAGCTGTGGGGCTCATCACTTCGTTCGAACATGCGGAAGCTACTGTTCAAACTGGAGACGCCGACATGATCGCGCTGGCGAGAACAATGCTCTATGACCCTCACTGGCCGTGGCATGCAGCGGCACACCTCGGCGCGACCGTGCACGCACCTAATCAGTATCTGCGGTCGCAACCACGCCAGTTCCCTAAGTTGCTGGTGAGCGATCAGACCTCTTAA
- a CDS encoding sensor histidine kinase, producing the protein MIFVFFWPRQMTLSAFGVQSLRILLSVIASFVLYPLCRYAWRKKEHFAPLALSAIACAAVLAFIGELLAQRVTHAMLGVPPTVLLHSVLTASLRYQFVLEAWCSCYFALKLLDRIDQQADLMRQARIKQRDGLIASYRYQLPGRLLSDMLHGISRSITKEESLRASLMIARFGELLRNMLEYPERHFAGLYQETEEAREYLNLQRDLLGRKLQLEFEVDCDLDNLLMPRWLLVPLIEELSTAMEHTDIPTPQASISISLSGQRLKLDLILDRPIASLRFVGTEPTFEATRSLLETLYDTGHLFELNRDAVTLLRIELPPWIEPSASSN; encoded by the coding sequence ATGATCTTCGTATTCTTCTGGCCCAGGCAAATGACACTTTCAGCCTTTGGCGTCCAGTCACTGCGAATACTATTGAGCGTCATCGCTTCGTTTGTGTTGTATCCGCTCTGCCGTTACGCATGGCGAAAGAAAGAGCATTTCGCTCCGTTGGCGCTCTCCGCCATCGCGTGTGCCGCAGTCCTCGCCTTTATCGGCGAGCTCCTCGCACAACGCGTCACGCATGCAATGCTGGGCGTGCCACCAACTGTACTCCTGCACTCAGTTCTTACCGCCAGTCTGCGATACCAGTTTGTACTTGAGGCCTGGTGTAGCTGCTACTTCGCCCTCAAGTTGTTAGACCGCATTGACCAACAGGCCGATCTCATGCGGCAGGCAAGGATAAAGCAGAGAGATGGGCTCATCGCCTCCTACCGCTATCAGCTTCCAGGGCGTCTTCTATCCGATATGCTGCATGGCATCTCGCGGAGCATTACAAAAGAGGAGAGCTTACGCGCAAGCCTCATGATCGCGCGCTTTGGAGAACTCCTCCGCAATATGCTCGAATATCCCGAACGACATTTTGCCGGGCTATACCAGGAGACCGAGGAGGCGCGCGAGTACCTTAACCTTCAAAGAGATCTGCTCGGGCGAAAGCTTCAGCTTGAGTTCGAAGTCGATTGCGATTTGGACAACCTGCTGATGCCTAGATGGCTCCTTGTGCCGTTGATTGAAGAGTTGTCCACGGCGATGGAGCACACGGATATCCCGACACCCCAAGCGAGTATCAGCATTTCCCTTAGTGGGCAACGGCTGAAATTGGACCTGATTCTCGATAGACCCATCGCTTCGCTCCGGTTTGTGGGCACGGAACCAACCTTCGAAGCCACACGGTCACTCCTTGAAACCCTCTACGATACCGGCCATCTCTTCGAACTCAACAGAGATGCTGTCACTCTTCTGAGGATCGAACTACCTCCCTGGATCGAACCGAGTGCCTCCTCGAACTAG
- a CDS encoding sensor histidine kinase yields the protein MYWALQVVGWTAVVGTLLLFYWPYVPTGARFPYFTLDMFLAFLATFPLRLLGRAAWKSEHHRISSGMLCIFVGLLFGFVTEGLSELAALFLWAPSRHITVRSLLAEGVDYAILLGCWCVFYFGCKSFLEVRRNEELLQRVQVLARESQLKALRSQIHPHFLFNALNAVSSLVVAGRSEEARMMIQRLDELLGAMLDSQEDHLTDVSTELYYAKQYLEIQRVRFDDSLSVEFDIQLGIETFRVPRWFLLPLLENAVRYGLPASDKGAPVRLSMRQRNEVLLVTIRNMLPREEDEHRESGFGIGLRNIHELLRTIYGDFASLSIERIHGVFVLAIELPKVVSSEYAGILALNKSFLAR from the coding sequence GTGTACTGGGCGCTGCAAGTCGTAGGCTGGACGGCAGTTGTCGGCACATTGCTCCTCTTCTACTGGCCATACGTCCCCACCGGGGCAAGGTTCCCTTACTTCACACTGGATATGTTTCTCGCTTTCCTCGCGACCTTCCCACTGCGCTTGCTAGGTCGAGCAGCGTGGAAGAGCGAACATCATCGAATCTCCAGCGGTATGCTTTGCATCTTCGTCGGCCTTCTCTTTGGTTTTGTGACCGAGGGACTCAGCGAACTCGCAGCACTCTTTCTCTGGGCGCCATCGAGGCACATCACAGTTCGCTCACTACTCGCCGAAGGTGTTGACTATGCCATCCTGCTTGGGTGTTGGTGCGTGTTTTATTTCGGATGTAAATCATTCCTGGAAGTGAGAAGGAATGAAGAACTTTTGCAGCGAGTGCAGGTACTCGCCAGGGAATCCCAACTGAAGGCACTGCGCTCTCAAATTCATCCCCACTTTCTTTTCAACGCGCTGAATGCCGTCTCATCTCTGGTCGTAGCTGGCCGCAGTGAAGAAGCTCGAATGATGATCCAGAGACTTGACGAACTTCTCGGAGCTATGCTCGATTCACAAGAAGACCATCTAACAGATGTCTCAACCGAGTTGTACTACGCAAAGCAATATCTTGAAATCCAGAGAGTCAGATTTGATGACAGCCTGAGCGTTGAATTCGATATCCAGCTGGGCATCGAAACCTTCCGTGTTCCAAGATGGTTTCTGCTTCCTTTGCTGGAGAATGCCGTCCGTTACGGATTGCCGGCCTCTGACAAAGGCGCGCCTGTGCGGCTAAGTATGCGACAGCGAAACGAGGTTCTCCTCGTCACCATACGGAACATGCTTCCGAGAGAAGAAGACGAGCATCGAGAGAGCGGATTTGGCATCGGCCTGCGCAACATCCATGAACTCCTGCGAACAATCTACGGTGACTTTGCATCTCTCTCCATCGAGCGAATTCACGGCGTCTTCGTACTGGCAATTGAACTCCCCAAAGTCGTCAGTTCGGAATATGCGGGCATCCTCGCCCTCAACAAGTCTTTCCTCGCGCGTTAG
- a CDS encoding LytR/AlgR family response regulator transcription factor, translating to MTIRLILIDDEPVARLGVRARLRKHTDFKIVEEASTAEEALEKICRLQPDAIFLDVEILNSSGLDIARILDERPAKPIIVFLTAHRQYALQAFDVEATDYLLKPINDIRFEITLNRIREALALQRAGESDGGTLRENAQESYSVRSMSFAPIAVPSGKRTRLIEVNDIDWISASGDYTKLHVRGNTHLLREPLSTLLNKLPPNVFYRIHRSSVLNLSRVADFITLRNQDLLVTLKDGTVLRASRTFSEELKRALLQR from the coding sequence ATGACCATTCGTCTGATACTGATCGACGACGAACCGGTTGCACGACTAGGTGTTCGCGCACGCCTGCGTAAGCACACAGACTTCAAGATTGTTGAAGAAGCCTCCACCGCAGAGGAGGCGCTTGAGAAGATTTGTCGATTGCAGCCGGATGCGATCTTTCTCGATGTGGAGATACTGAATTCATCAGGTCTGGATATCGCTCGAATCCTCGATGAACGGCCAGCGAAACCGATCATAGTCTTCCTGACTGCGCATCGGCAGTACGCTCTACAGGCGTTTGATGTAGAGGCGACGGATTACCTGCTGAAACCGATCAATGACATCCGTTTCGAAATAACTTTGAACCGGATTCGCGAAGCACTCGCACTTCAACGAGCAGGGGAATCGGATGGTGGAACCCTGCGCGAAAACGCACAGGAATCCTACAGTGTGCGAAGCATGTCATTTGCGCCAATTGCGGTACCGTCCGGTAAAAGAACCCGGCTCATCGAAGTAAACGATATCGACTGGATCAGTGCTTCCGGTGACTACACGAAACTCCATGTTCGCGGCAACACCCATCTCCTGCGAGAGCCACTCTCCACCTTGCTGAACAAGTTACCGCCCAATGTGTTCTATCGCATCCACAGATCATCTGTACTAAACCTCAGCAGGGTGGCCGATTTCATCACCCTGCGCAATCAGGATCTACTGGTCACGTTGAAAGACGGAACAGTTCTACGCGCAAGTCGTACTTTCAGCGAGGAACTGAAAAGGGCATTGTTGCAGCGTTAG
- a CDS encoding type 1 glutamine amidotransferase family protein has translation MSNNLQRKAVIAISSFNGPIYPDGHKTGLFLTEALHPFEVLTEAGFEIDLASETGTYGFDFNSLQPPFLAGSDKAAYNNANHPFMVKLNSHLKKASDLKKGEYGVFFASAGHAALYDYPTAKGLQAIAADVWDRGGVVGTVCHGPAILPGIIDSKTGKSIIEGRTVTGFTIEGELIFNILDKLRADKVVPVVEAVTAVGAFYSTSMNAFDDYSVTSGRVVTGTNPQSGRSTAERIVRVFDSL, from the coding sequence ATGTCGAATAATCTTCAGCGTAAAGCCGTCATAGCTATTTCCAGCTTCAATGGTCCGATTTATCCCGATGGCCACAAGACAGGTCTGTTTCTTACCGAGGCACTGCATCCTTTCGAGGTTCTGACAGAGGCTGGCTTTGAAATCGATCTTGCCTCCGAAACCGGTACCTATGGTTTTGACTTCAACTCACTGCAGCCGCCGTTCCTGGCAGGAAGCGACAAGGCCGCTTACAACAATGCCAATCACCCTTTCATGGTGAAGCTGAACTCGCATCTGAAGAAGGCATCGGACCTAAAGAAGGGAGAGTATGGCGTCTTCTTCGCATCTGCAGGTCACGCTGCGTTGTACGACTATCCAACAGCCAAGGGTCTGCAGGCAATCGCCGCGGATGTCTGGGATCGAGGAGGCGTCGTTGGGACGGTATGTCATGGTCCGGCAATCCTGCCGGGAATCATCGACTCTAAAACAGGCAAGTCGATCATTGAAGGCAGGACAGTGACGGGCTTCACGATCGAAGGCGAATTGATCTTCAACATCCTGGATAAATTGAGAGCAGACAAGGTGGTCCCGGTTGTGGAAGCAGTCACCGCAGTTGGAGCGTTCTATAGCACTTCAATGAATGCTTTCGACGACTATTCCGTCACATCCGGGCGTGTCGTGACAGGCACGAATCCTCAAAGCGGACGCAGCACCGCGGAGAGAATCGTCAGGGTGTTCGATAGTCTCTGA
- a CDS encoding response regulator transcription factor — MLSSTLQAHSYAAHQSVNRIGAGARDLSQVAYVVTDDELLGQEVSSIIQSQGVRTQLFRSAAAYLGCKHPDVASCLFIGRSLSDMSGLDLQRTLAYTVAPPIIFLSDDGDIPSCVRAIKEGAHDFLTLPVISSHLLMVMQSAFKREQVALALRREEEDLRNRWRSLTSREAEVMRYVVGGFLNKQTAYELRITENTVQVHRGRAMRKMRADSFASLVCMSLRLAEHGENALLRTSGEQRPEDKRAFIRDGVSMPIQWGELNPA, encoded by the coding sequence ATGCTCTCAAGCACTCTGCAAGCGCATTCCTATGCAGCGCACCAATCGGTCAATCGGATTGGTGCTGGTGCGCGTGATCTCTCTCAGGTCGCGTACGTGGTCACTGATGACGAGCTATTGGGGCAGGAGGTTAGCTCGATCATTCAATCGCAGGGAGTCCGCACCCAACTGTTTCGATCGGCGGCTGCATATCTTGGCTGCAAGCATCCGGATGTTGCCAGTTGTTTGTTCATCGGCCGCAGCCTGTCGGATATGTCCGGCCTCGATCTTCAACGCACACTCGCATACACCGTCGCCCCGCCGATTATCTTCCTCTCAGACGATGGTGATATTCCTTCCTGCGTACGCGCGATTAAGGAAGGCGCTCATGACTTTCTCACATTGCCCGTCATCAGTTCGCATCTGCTGATGGTGATGCAATCCGCCTTCAAGAGAGAACAGGTTGCCCTTGCGCTGCGGCGTGAAGAGGAGGACTTGAGAAACCGCTGGCGGTCGCTCACTTCCAGGGAGGCAGAAGTCATGCGGTATGTCGTAGGAGGGTTTCTCAACAAGCAAACAGCGTACGAGTTGAGGATCACTGAGAACACCGTCCAGGTGCATCGTGGGCGCGCCATGCGAAAGATGCGCGCCGATTCGTTTGCATCGCTGGTTTGCATGTCACTGCGACTCGCAGAACATGGCGAGAATGCGCTCCTGCGTACGTCTGGCGAACAACGGCCCGAGGATAAGCGAGCATTCATCAGGGATGGAGTATCAATGCCGATCCAGTGGGGAGAACTAAATCCCGCGTAA
- a CDS encoding TolC family protein: MSTQLAADSQPSWSIDPIKIYTLPELIDLAELHNPETRAAWERVRLRADELGIARSAYYPTLVATGFAASDRQPALIGEYLHRQTIDVVRPALHVEYLVFDMGGRSGEVDVAKANLLIQGMEFNNTHRRLIYRVASAYFHLLNAKGQRAAAEISLQNAETVEADTESCLKNGLATQPDLLEASAARAQADYDLQATIGNEEIAHSELSTTMGLPAEAQFHVQSISDIPLPTAAADSLDQEIERAFKQRPELLADIARIRSAQGDLKQARSAYLPSLHLAGDGGLARGYAQQDLYPGHYAEGEVWSAGLEMRWTLFDGARREKRVAAANAEKRVAESDLHAQRDQIEQEVFMSYTNLRTALRQQQAATALLTASSQSYEAARQSYSFGLRNQLDVISAQKVLAQALSENVTAQSQLLLQVADLAFRTADMIQVETQTPKP, translated from the coding sequence TTGTCAACACAATTGGCCGCCGACAGCCAGCCATCGTGGAGCATTGATCCAATCAAGATTTATACGCTGCCAGAACTGATCGACCTCGCTGAGCTCCACAACCCGGAGACGCGTGCCGCATGGGAACGAGTGAGGCTGCGGGCGGATGAGCTGGGCATTGCTCGATCAGCATATTATCCAACTCTTGTTGCGACTGGCTTTGCTGCGTCGGATCGTCAACCCGCATTGATCGGTGAGTATCTTCATCGGCAGACGATCGACGTGGTGCGGCCTGCGTTGCATGTTGAATATCTCGTCTTCGATATGGGTGGCCGATCCGGAGAGGTGGACGTTGCGAAAGCAAATCTTCTTATCCAGGGCATGGAATTCAATAACACGCACAGGCGGCTAATCTATCGAGTGGCATCTGCTTACTTCCACCTGTTGAACGCCAAGGGGCAGCGAGCAGCGGCAGAGATCAGCTTGCAAAATGCGGAGACGGTAGAGGCAGATACCGAAAGCTGCCTGAAGAACGGTCTTGCTACGCAGCCTGATTTATTGGAAGCAAGCGCTGCGCGAGCCCAGGCTGATTACGATCTGCAAGCCACGATTGGCAACGAAGAGATTGCCCATAGCGAGTTGTCCACTACGATGGGCCTTCCGGCTGAGGCTCAGTTTCATGTGCAAAGCATCTCTGACATTCCACTCCCAACGGCTGCGGCTGATTCTCTCGACCAGGAGATCGAACGAGCATTCAAGCAGCGGCCTGAGCTGCTGGCGGACATTGCGCGAATTCGTTCGGCGCAGGGAGACTTGAAACAGGCGCGTTCCGCCTATTTACCAAGCCTTCATCTTGCAGGAGATGGTGGGCTTGCTCGCGGCTATGCGCAGCAAGATCTTTATCCAGGCCACTATGCCGAAGGGGAGGTCTGGTCTGCGGGCTTAGAGATGCGATGGACTCTCTTCGATGGTGCCAGGCGCGAGAAGCGTGTAGCTGCGGCGAATGCGGAGAAGCGCGTGGCCGAGTCGGATCTGCATGCTCAGCGAGACCAGATTGAACAGGAGGTGTTCATGTCGTATACAAATCTGCGAACTGCTTTGAGACAGCAACAGGCGGCAACGGCTTTGCTGACGGCATCGAGTCAGTCCTATGAGGCAGCGCGGCAATCGTACAGTTTTGGGCTGCGCAATCAACTGGATGTCATCTCTGCACAGAAAGTACTTGCGCAAGCTCTATCGGAGAATGTGACTGCGCAATCGCAGCTTCTTTTGCAGGTGGCGGATCTGGCGTTCCGCACTGCGGACATGATTCAAGTGGAGACGCAAACCCCGAAACCCTAA
- a CDS encoding SRPBCC family protein codes for MASAKATIDLDLHADDVWDLIGGFGSLPDWMPTFIPKSTLVKSGRVRQLVTADGQSIVEQLERYERSRRSYSYSILQASFPVTDYLATITVTPIESGNTSHVEWSGTFTPKGVSDEEAHNLFQGIFNTGLEQLAISIASKSQLSPSTGATFMTKSKEELVTRRIEAHSAHTDIPVESVRQISGAFTALLADVFALYIKTKNFHWHMSGPHFRDYHLLLDDQGDQIFAMTDDIAERVRKIGGTTLRSVGHIARVKRIADNDASYVTPQDMLAELWEDNKSLILSMRSIHDLCDDAGDVASASLIENWIDETQRRSWFLYEMCHG; via the coding sequence ATGGCTTCAGCAAAAGCAACCATTGATCTCGATCTTCATGCAGACGATGTATGGGACTTGATCGGAGGGTTTGGCTCTCTGCCAGACTGGATGCCCACCTTCATTCCGAAGAGCACCTTGGTGAAAAGCGGACGCGTCCGGCAACTCGTAACTGCCGATGGGCAGAGCATCGTCGAACAGCTCGAAAGATATGAACGCTCCAGGCGCAGCTACAGCTACTCGATCCTGCAAGCTTCCTTTCCCGTGACGGATTATCTGGCCACCATAACTGTTACTCCGATAGAGAGTGGCAATACCTCCCACGTAGAGTGGTCCGGAACGTTTACTCCAAAGGGCGTAAGCGATGAAGAGGCTCACAACCTGTTCCAGGGCATCTTCAATACAGGCCTGGAGCAATTGGCAATCAGCATCGCCTCAAAATCTCAACTATCTCCATCTACAGGAGCTACATTCATGACGAAGTCAAAAGAAGAGCTGGTCACCCGCAGGATCGAGGCTCACTCTGCACATACAGATATCCCGGTCGAATCTGTCAGGCAAATCTCAGGAGCCTTCACCGCGCTTCTGGCAGATGTATTCGCCCTGTACATCAAGACCAAGAACTTCCACTGGCACATGAGCGGACCGCATTTCCGCGATTATCACCTGCTGCTCGATGACCAGGGCGATCAGATCTTCGCGATGACAGATGACATTGCCGAACGTGTGCGCAAGATCGGTGGAACCACGCTGCGCTCAGTAGGCCACATCGCGCGCGTCAAGCGAATCGCCGACAACGACGCCAGCTACGTTACGCCTCAGGATATGCTCGCCGAATTATGGGAAGACAATAAATCCCTCATTCTGAGCATGCGCAGCATCCACGATCTTTGTGATGATGCTGGCGATGTCGCATCTGCGAGTCTTATCGAGAACTGGATCGACGAGACACAAAGACGCTCATGGTTCTTGTACGAGATGTGTCACGGATAA
- a CDS encoding TIGR03435 family protein gives MIAFLLLAMTIPTWSQPRNGSHAPEIHVSKVLSPKGSDVPSLRKLRGRTIVLDFWATWCGPCIASMPHMNELVKTLDPGKFTFIAIDDEDESVTAAFLSKRTISSIVALDATKATFRSYAIDSRPATVVIDPQGNVALVTTPAKLNAQILQSISSRVPAEHGAVQAKAEPKANALSAQAPEKALKATSSSPSEDPLAEISVRRKLPDEPSFTVDHGGANYNFIGWDAKSLLEIVFESSQTPFQLVDQPPLGNFDLIVKGGKMDDEVLQTIEQAVLAEAFGMDIRKQDTQREALILVHPKESPLILLPTFDPRVSHGMEKHDGATSFTNLNMSGVADLIGRQYGMPVVDETGITGGFDGTISLPSNVDQLSEAVRKATGLEVTRGVRTITTYVATKRANDRPASSN, from the coding sequence ATGATTGCCTTCTTACTTCTGGCGATGACCATCCCAACCTGGAGCCAGCCTCGCAACGGCTCACATGCGCCTGAGATCCATGTATCGAAGGTGCTCTCGCCAAAAGGAAGCGACGTTCCGAGTCTGCGCAAGCTCCGTGGCCGAACCATAGTGCTGGACTTCTGGGCGACGTGGTGCGGGCCGTGTATTGCTTCGATGCCGCATATGAATGAGTTGGTCAAGACTCTCGATCCTGGCAAATTTACTTTCATAGCGATAGACGATGAGGACGAGAGTGTGACGGCTGCTTTCCTATCCAAGCGAACGATCTCATCCATCGTGGCACTCGATGCTACCAAAGCAACCTTTCGCTCCTATGCAATCGACAGCCGTCCCGCAACAGTTGTCATTGATCCACAAGGCAATGTGGCCCTGGTCACAACCCCTGCCAAACTGAACGCGCAAATCCTACAGTCCATTAGTTCGCGAGTACCTGCCGAACATGGAGCAGTTCAAGCAAAGGCCGAGCCGAAGGCAAATGCTCTATCCGCTCAAGCCCCGGAGAAAGCGCTGAAGGCGACTAGCTCATCTCCCTCGGAGGATCCGCTGGCCGAGATTTCTGTACGCAGGAAGCTGCCAGACGAACCGAGCTTTACCGTAGATCACGGGGGCGCCAATTACAACTTCATTGGCTGGGATGCCAAGTCTCTGCTCGAGATCGTCTTCGAATCTTCGCAGACACCGTTTCAGCTTGTTGATCAGCCCCCTTTAGGTAATTTTGACCTCATCGTCAAAGGAGGCAAGATGGATGACGAAGTGCTGCAGACTATCGAGCAAGCCGTCCTTGCGGAAGCCTTCGGCATGGATATCCGTAAGCAAGATACGCAGAGGGAAGCGCTCATCCTTGTGCATCCGAAAGAGTCGCCGCTGATCCTGTTGCCTACGTTCGATCCACGCGTTAGCCATGGCATGGAGAAACACGACGGCGCAACATCGTTTACCAATTTGAATATGAGCGGGGTGGCGGATTTGATTGGTCGACAATATGGCATGCCGGTCGTTGACGAAACAGGCATCACCGGAGGCTTCGATGGAACGATCTCTTTGCCATCGAATGTAGATCAGCTTTCTGAGGCTGTTCGCAAGGCAACGGGGCTTGAGGTCACTCGCGGTGTCCGGACCATTACGACCTATGTGGCGACGAAGCGAGCAAATGATCGACCGGCTTCCAGCAACTAG